GGAGCGGCACCAAAAAACGTGCCCGTATCCACCTGACGCCAGCCGAGCGTGAAAAGAAAGACGGTAAGAAAAAGCCGCCATTCTGGACGCGTATCGCCCTGATCATCTCTGCTATCGGCGTGGCCTTCTCTCACGGCGCTAACGACGGTCAGAAAGGCATTGGTCTGGTGATGCTGGTGCTGATTGGCGTGGCACCTGCTGGCTTCGTGGTGAATATGAATGCTACCGGTTACGAAATTACCCGTACCCGTGACGCCATTAACAACGTTGAAACCTATTTCCAGCAGCGTCCTGATCTGTTGAAAAAAGCGACCGGCGTTGATCAGCTGATCCCTTCTCCGGAAGCAGGTGCAACCACCGCCCCAGGCGAGTTCCACTGCCACCCGGCCAATGCGATCAATGCCCTGGAGCGCGCTAAAGGCATGCTGACGGACGTCGAAAGCTACGACAAGCTCACTCCAGAGCAGCGTGGCCAGATGCGTCGCATCATGCTGTGCATCTCCGACGTGACTGATAAAGTGTCTAAGCTGCCTGAAGTCTCTTCTGACGACCAACGTCTGCTGAAGAAACTGAAAGTGGACATGCTGAACACCATCGAGTACGCACCTATCTGGATCATCATGGCGGTCGCACTGGCGCTGGGTCTGGGTACGATGGTTGGCTGGCGTCGCGTGGCGACAACCATTGGCGAGAAGATCGGTAAGAAAGGCATGACCTATGCCCAGGGGATGTCCGCTCAGATGACGGCGGCAGTCTCTATCGGTCTGGCCAGCTACACCGGTATGCCGGTATCCACAACCCACGTTCTCTCTTCGTCCGTGGCGGGTACTATGCTGGTTGATGGCGGCGGTCTGCAACGCAAAACCGTGACCAGCATTCTGATGGCCTGGGTATTTACCCTGCCGGCATCGATTCTGCTGTCTGGCGGTCTGTACTGGATCTCCCTGCAATTCATCTAATCGCAGGCAGATAACGATAAGAGCGGGTCAGGTAACTGGCCCGCTTTTTTTTGCGCTCAATGCCAGATGAGGAGAGCAATCATGCTCACCACCACCAGGCCGCACAGCGCGCTGGTCAGAATGAACTGACGACGCAGGCGTTCACAGCGACGGATAAACTCATCATCATGATGATCGCGATAGCGCTGGGCGTAGATATACCACACCAGGCGCATCTGTTTGCTGGGCTGCCCGTGCGAGGTGAAGAAGCCCCCGCCGTCCACATATTGATAAAGCAACGGATCGCAGCCACGCAGTACCACTAACAGCGCGCGCAAGGATGAGAAATAACGCGCCATATTCACAATGCAAACCACACATAACGCCCAAAACAATGCGACGGTGCTAATCATACTTCCTCCCCGGCGTCCGCCCACGAAGCAACG
This DNA window, taken from Leclercia adecarboxylata, encodes the following:
- the pitA gene encoding inorganic phosphate transporter PitA encodes the protein MLHLFAGLDLHTGLLLLLALAFVLFYEAINGFHDTANAVATVIYTRALRSQVAVVMAAVFNFFGVLLGGLSVAYAIVHMLPTDLLLNVSSGHGLAMVFSLLFAAIIWNLGTWYFGLPASSSHTLIGAIIGIGLTNALMTGTSVVDALNIPKVLGIFGSLIISPIVGLVVAGGLIFLLRRYWSGTKKRARIHLTPAEREKKDGKKKPPFWTRIALIISAIGVAFSHGANDGQKGIGLVMLVLIGVAPAGFVVNMNATGYEITRTRDAINNVETYFQQRPDLLKKATGVDQLIPSPEAGATTAPGEFHCHPANAINALERAKGMLTDVESYDKLTPEQRGQMRRIMLCISDVTDKVSKLPEVSSDDQRLLKKLKVDMLNTIEYAPIWIIMAVALALGLGTMVGWRRVATTIGEKIGKKGMTYAQGMSAQMTAAVSIGLASYTGMPVSTTHVLSSSVAGTMLVDGGGLQRKTVTSILMAWVFTLPASILLSGGLYWISLQFI
- the uspB gene encoding universal stress protein UspB, which encodes MISTVALFWALCVVCIVNMARYFSSLRALLVVLRGCDPLLYQYVDGGGFFTSHGQPSKQMRLVWYIYAQRYRDHHDDEFIRRCERLRRQFILTSALCGLVVVSMIALLIWH